The following nucleotide sequence is from Gammaproteobacteria bacterium.
GGTGCGCGATGCGCGCTGAAACTACTTGATCTTGGCTTCCTTGTAGGTAACGTGCTTGCGCGCGCGCGGGTCGTATTTCTTGACTTCCATCTTCTCCGGGTGCGTCCTGCGGTTCTTGGTAGTCGTATAGAAGTGACCGGTCCCGGCCGTGGAAACCAACCTGATTTTTTCCCGCATCGCGATAACTCCCGGTCTGCGCCTTAAACGCGCTCGCCTGCCGCGCGCAGATTCGCCAGCACCGTCTCGATGCCGTCGCGGTCGATGATCTTCATTCCCTTGCGCGAAACACGCAGCTTTACATAGCGCTTTTCGCTTTCCACCCAGAAGCGGTGCGTGTGGAGGTTGGGCAGGAAACGGCGCCGACGCTTGTTATGCGCGTGCGAAACGGTGTTCCCCGACATGGGCCGTTTCCCCGTGACCTGGCATACGCGTGACATGGTATTTCCCCGGCGAGCGCCGACTGAGGGCGGCATTGTATAGCAATCACGCGGCTGCAGTCTTTCTCCGCCCCTCTTCTTCCGGGGTGGATTCATGCAATCCACCATGAATCCATGCATGGAGCTTGGTTCCGCTGTTCGCGCCGGGGCATCGGCGCTCACTGGCTCACACACTCCCGGAAGAAGAGGGGCGGAGAAAGACTGAATCAGCGGCGAGATCCGAAGTATGCGATGGCCATGGTCAGGATCAGCGGAAGCAGGCGTTCGGCCCAGTCGCCCGGCGTGTTTTCCTGCCAGTTCAGCAGCACCGTGAACACGAAGCCGCAGCAAAGCACGGCCAGCGCATAGGCGGGCCGCACGGGGCGGCGCAGCACCGTCATCACCACCAGCGGGGCGAACGACGCGCCCAGGGCGTGCCAGGCGAACAGCACCCGGGTGAAGATCGCCTCGGGCGCGAACAGCGCAATCATCGTGGCGCCGGCCGTAATCAGGGTCACCACGACGTACGTGGACCTGAGGCCCTTGCGCTCGCGCACGCGCTCCAGCCGCCAATCGCGCGAGGCGGCGGCAGCGCCGGCCAAAAGCTGGCTGTCGGCGGTGGACATGATGGCGCTCAAGACCGCCGCGATCACCAGGCCCGACAATACCGGGGGCAAGAGCGTCGCGGCGGTCTCGAACAGAACCGTCTCCGGGTTTCCGAGGTCGGTGAACAGCACTCTTCCGGCCAGGCCCAGCGCGGTCATGCCGGAGAGGACCAGCACCACCCATGAAAGGGCGATGATCCGGCCCTGGCGAATGGCCTTGTCGTCCCGCGCCGCCATGTAGCGATTGACCACATGCGGTTGTCCGGGCTGGGCAAGACCCACGGAAAGACAGCCGATCACGAATCCCAGGGCGGCAATACCCGCGTTGGCGGGCGTCAGCCGCAGCGCCCCATCGTCGGCAAGCGCAGCCTGCACCGGCCCGTGCAGGTCCGCGAGGGCGAACAGGGCCACTGCCGGCAGGGCGACTGCCACGAAAACCATCAGCAGGCCCTGCAGCGTGTCGGTCACGCTCACGGCCAGAAACCCGCCGAGCAGAGTGTAGGCCAGGATGATGGCCGCTCCCAGCATGATGCTGGTGTTGCCGGGCAGACCCAGCGCCTGGCTGAAGGCGTCGCCGGCGGCCTGAAACTGAGCGGCGACGTAGAACACGAACGATACCAGGATGATCAGCGAGGCGACCTTGCGCGAGGCGCGCCGGACCGCGTCGTCGCCGTCGCCCAGGAGCAGCTCGGTAAGCGTGAGAGCGCCGGTCCGGCTCGCAATGACGCGCAGCCGCGGCCCGACCCAGAACCAGTTGATGATGTATCCCAGGATCACGCCGCCGCAA
It contains:
- a CDS encoding sodium/proline symporter translates to MSSNATVITTLICYKLVLLGIGLWAWRRSQNQSEFFLGGRSIGAWVTSISSSASAASAWTLLGVSGFALTQGLPAVWLCGGVILGYIINWFWVGPRLRVIASRTGALTLTELLLGDGDDAVRRASRKVASLIILVSFVFYVAAQFQAAGDAFSQALGLPGNTSIMLGAAIILAYTLLGGFLAVSVTDTLQGLLMVFVAVALPAVALFALADLHGPVQAALADDGALRLTPANAGIAALGFVIGCLSVGLAQPGQPHVVNRYMAARDDKAIRQGRIIALSWVVLVLSGMTALGLAGRVLFTDLGNPETVLFETAATLLPPVLSGLVIAAVLSAIMSTADSQLLAGAAAASRDWRLERVRERKGLRSTYVVVTLITAGATMIALFAPEAIFTRVLFAWHALGASFAPLVVMTVLRRPVRPAYALAVLCCGFVFTVLLNWQENTPGDWAERLLPLILTMAIAYFGSRR
- the rpmG gene encoding 50S ribosomal protein L33 — encoded protein: MREKIRLVSTAGTGHFYTTTKNRRTHPEKMEVKKYDPRARKHVTYKEAKIK
- the rpmB gene encoding 50S ribosomal protein L28, producing MSRVCQVTGKRPMSGNTVSHAHNKRRRRFLPNLHTHRFWVESEKRYVKLRVSRKGMKIIDRDGIETVLANLRAAGERV